The Leucobacter viscericola genome includes a window with the following:
- a CDS encoding PD-(D/E)XK nuclease-like domain-containing protein yields the protein MTELSGVVYDLPNAAYHAHKSLSATGAKTLLKSPAKYKYAVLDGNKEYKASFDLGSAVHAKVLGISGEVVVLDFDSFRSNEAKVARDDARDAGLVPMLRKDMSEVDAMAEAVLGHMPARKIMEKPGRSEVSLFGEQIGVPLRCRFDRLPDEGHIVADLKTMSGDATPAEFAKAAARYGYDIARGHYLDLLERVAGRTAEMLFIVVETEPPHLVNVIQLDREFAEMGEAKALAARDIYRHCLETGEWPGYPETVSLARAPHFAIVEYQERFGENA from the coding sequence TTGACTGAACTCTCTGGGGTCGTGTATGACCTTCCGAACGCGGCGTATCACGCGCACAAGAGCTTGTCGGCTACGGGAGCGAAAACCCTTTTGAAGTCGCCGGCAAAGTACAAGTACGCGGTGCTCGACGGCAACAAAGAGTACAAGGCTTCGTTTGATCTCGGGTCAGCTGTGCATGCGAAGGTGCTCGGGATCTCGGGTGAAGTTGTGGTGCTCGATTTTGATTCGTTTCGGTCGAACGAGGCAAAGGTGGCGAGGGATGATGCGCGTGACGCCGGCCTCGTGCCGATGCTCCGCAAAGACATGAGCGAGGTTGACGCGATGGCGGAAGCCGTGCTCGGACACATGCCGGCACGAAAGATTATGGAGAAGCCTGGACGCTCTGAGGTGTCACTGTTTGGTGAACAGATCGGGGTGCCGCTGAGGTGTCGGTTTGATCGGCTCCCTGACGAGGGGCATATCGTCGCTGACCTGAAAACGATGTCTGGTGATGCGACGCCGGCAGAGTTCGCGAAAGCGGCCGCACGATATGGGTATGACATCGCGCGCGGTCACTACCTTGACCTGCTGGAACGGGTTGCCGGCAGGACTGCAGAAATGCTGTTCATCGTCGTGGAAACTGAACCACCACATTTGGTGAATGTCATCCAGCTGGATCGTGAGTTCGCGGAGATGGGCGAGGCGAAAGCGCTCGCTGCCCGCGACATTTACCGGCACTGCCTCGAAACGGGGGAGTGGCCGGGCTATCCCGAAACGGTGTCGCTCGCGCGAGCACCTCATTTCGCAATCGTTGAATATCAAGAAAGGTTCGGTGAGAACGCATGA
- a CDS encoding ParB/RepB/Spo0J family partition protein yields MTPLALQRAGVVVERNQRVDSTAIHVGVEDVLVADRYRRDLGDIADLKASIVEVGLLNPITVREWHGGYRLVAGERRLTAFKALGLAEIPARVARDIADARDALVAERDENTARKEMLPSEKASLGMAIEEMEKPAAKERQAASLIKARDARWNSLSGSRDPDREKEVRARDVAAEAVGLGPASYRRIKNLITTAADDTNPEPLREAAREGIENIDAGGPIRGEYDRVKELRQKESTVTVEPATKRDEADAWHAELAARYPLPRIAFEAEGHERHENAESFARAASYHGAKYRFNEKSYAKHAAQSADWLERSSMNLEVAVDVLSHIDFSTITPEQALEALQRIEAVPRQLNLYIRSLKGITNEQ; encoded by the coding sequence ATGACCCCGCTCGCGTTGCAGCGCGCCGGGGTCGTGGTTGAAAGGAATCAACGCGTCGATTCTACCGCGATTCACGTGGGAGTTGAAGATGTGCTTGTTGCGGATCGGTATCGCAGGGATCTTGGGGACATTGCTGACCTGAAAGCTTCCATTGTTGAGGTTGGGCTTTTGAACCCGATTACGGTTCGTGAGTGGCACGGTGGCTATCGTCTTGTAGCTGGCGAGCGTCGCCTTACTGCCTTCAAAGCGTTGGGGCTTGCTGAGATTCCGGCTCGTGTTGCTCGCGATATCGCGGATGCTCGGGATGCTTTGGTTGCTGAGCGTGATGAGAACACTGCTCGTAAAGAAATGCTGCCGTCTGAAAAGGCTTCATTAGGCATGGCTATCGAAGAGATGGAGAAACCTGCCGCGAAAGAACGTCAAGCTGCATCGCTTATCAAGGCGCGCGATGCTCGATGGAATTCTCTGTCCGGGTCCCGGGACCCGGACAGAGAAAAGGAAGTTCGTGCGCGTGATGTTGCTGCTGAAGCTGTCGGGCTAGGCCCCGCGTCCTACCGGCGAATCAAGAACCTCATCACCACAGCCGCAGACGACACGAATCCAGAACCGCTGCGTGAAGCGGCACGCGAAGGTATCGAGAACATCGACGCTGGCGGACCAATCAGAGGCGAGTATGACCGCGTGAAGGAACTGCGGCAGAAAGAATCAACTGTCACCGTGGAACCAGCAACGAAACGCGATGAAGCGGACGCATGGCACGCTGAACTCGCCGCCAGATACCCATTGCCCCGTATCGCGTTTGAAGCCGAAGGGCACGAGCGCCACGAAAACGCTGAATCGTTTGCTCGCGCTGCCTCGTATCACGGAGCGAAGTATCGCTTCAACGAGAAGAGTTACGCGAAGCACGCGGCGCAGTCTGCTGATTGGCTCGAACGTTCTTCCATGAATCTCGAAGTCGCCGTTGACGTTCTCTCTCACATTGACTTTTCAACTATCACTCCCGAGCAGGCGCTCGAAGCGTTGCAGCGCATTGAAGCAGTACCGCGTCAGCTCAACCTCTATATCCGCTCTCTGAAAGGAATCACTAATGAGCAGTAA
- a CDS encoding DUF6551 family protein has translation MSSKKVHTNARIKTVGLSELRVSPAAQREFNHNWGSELAETFDIDKVGTFVCSYRDGIYWIIDGQHRHYALTSFAKAEFGEEWGDWTIQVWVHEGLDERKEAELFLSFNNRKAINNYDKFKVGVTAELPVPSDINRVVLALDLRVAKDRRIGSVSAVGTLEKIYNAGGAVLLRKTLQTVRDAWDSSDFDANALAGVSLFISRYEGRYKEDRLVKQIASLHNGAKSLKQRAYVLKEQYGGTHATSHAAAITELYNKGLRGVSSLGSWWKSTSEPVA, from the coding sequence ATGAGCAGTAAGAAAGTACACACTAACGCCCGCATCAAGACAGTAGGGCTCTCAGAGCTTCGAGTGTCGCCAGCAGCACAGCGCGAGTTCAACCACAACTGGGGTAGCGAACTTGCCGAGACATTCGACATTGACAAGGTTGGGACGTTCGTCTGTTCCTATCGAGATGGCATTTACTGGATCATCGACGGGCAACACCGCCACTACGCGCTGACCTCGTTTGCGAAAGCAGAGTTTGGTGAAGAGTGGGGCGACTGGACGATTCAAGTCTGGGTACACGAAGGACTTGACGAACGCAAGGAAGCCGAACTCTTCCTGTCGTTCAACAACCGCAAGGCAATCAACAACTATGACAAGTTCAAGGTTGGTGTGACCGCCGAATTGCCCGTTCCGTCTGACATTAACCGGGTCGTGCTTGCTCTTGATCTGCGTGTTGCCAAGGACCGGCGCATCGGTTCTGTTTCTGCGGTAGGCACATTGGAAAAGATCTACAACGCGGGCGGGGCAGTTCTTCTTCGCAAGACGCTACAGACAGTTCGTGACGCTTGGGATTCTTCCGACTTTGATGCGAACGCTCTGGCAGGTGTGTCTCTCTTCATTAGCCGCTATGAAGGCCGGTATAAGGAGGATCGTCTCGTGAAGCAGATCGCCTCACTTCACAACGGTGCGAAGAGTTTGAAGCAGCGGGCGTATGTGCTGAAGGAACAATATGGCGGAACTCACGCTACGTCGCACGCTGCGGCGATCACCGAGCTCTACAACAAGGGCCTGCGTGGTGTGAGCAGTCTCGGGTCATGGTGGAAGTCAACGTCTGAGCCGGTGGCGTGA
- a CDS encoding single-stranded DNA-binding protein — protein MSKATTVFEGFAAEPKTRVSQQGKRLLDISVAHTPRRFNKQTNEWEDELDRDGEKITTWAQATFFDEMATHLASVVSKGTEVRIEGEPRLSAYIDNSGKPRPSLELRFARLTLVPRPPRQDGPGTSSGAPEGQSAWGQPAGAQNSFDDEQPF, from the coding sequence ATGAGCAAAGCAACCACAGTTTTCGAGGGATTCGCGGCAGAACCGAAAACCCGGGTCTCTCAGCAGGGGAAAAGGCTGCTTGATATTTCGGTGGCCCACACGCCGCGACGATTCAACAAGCAGACAAACGAGTGGGAAGACGAACTAGATCGTGACGGCGAGAAGATCACGACGTGGGCGCAAGCGACCTTCTTTGACGAGATGGCAACGCATCTAGCGTCGGTTGTTTCGAAGGGGACAGAAGTCAGGATCGAAGGGGAGCCGCGACTGTCGGCATACATCGACAACAGCGGGAAACCTCGACCGAGCCTCGAACTGCGGTTCGCGCGCCTGACGCTTGTGCCTCGCCCGCCTCGCCAGGACGGTCCTGGCACGAGTTCAGGGGCACCCGAGGGGCAGAGTGCTTGGGGGCAACCAGCAGGCGCTCAAAACAGCTTTGACGATGAACAACCATTCTAA
- a CDS encoding RusA family crossover junction endodeoxyribonuclease, translating into MIEFRVDGVPVPQGSKTVAQGGGKAWLRDANGAKLKPWRALVQSVAEAALLEAGGVGFDCPVELHVTFFMPRPKKPKFYLPATKPDIDKLLRAVMDALTKASVIRDDSRVTAVSMYESFADDLNSAGVDVSVFEDRREQ; encoded by the coding sequence GTGATTGAGTTCAGAGTTGATGGTGTGCCGGTGCCGCAAGGTTCTAAGACTGTGGCGCAGGGTGGCGGCAAGGCGTGGCTGCGTGACGCGAATGGTGCGAAGTTGAAGCCGTGGCGCGCGCTCGTTCAGAGTGTCGCTGAGGCGGCGCTGCTCGAGGCGGGTGGTGTCGGGTTTGACTGTCCCGTGGAACTGCACGTGACATTCTTCATGCCGCGCCCGAAGAAGCCAAAGTTCTATCTACCGGCGACGAAACCGGACATCGACAAGCTGCTGCGGGCCGTCATGGACGCTCTCACGAAGGCAAGTGTGATTCGTGACGATTCACGAGTGACTGCAGTGTCGATGTACGAGTCGTTTGCTGACGATCTCAACTCGGCGGGTGTTGATGTGTCGGTGTTTGAGGATCGGAGGGAACAGTGA
- a CDS encoding HNH endonuclease: protein MGKPLSKKVVAAVLKRDGGLCVIQLDGCLRDANVADHRRNRGSGGARSLDGKSNLIAACGLCNGAKEDTKGELRDLLIARGVIIESGRTHEHEAQKARETPVWYPDGRVWRLDDHGGKTEVK, encoded by the coding sequence ATGGGTAAACCGTTGTCGAAGAAGGTTGTGGCCGCTGTCCTGAAACGGGATGGCGGCCTTTGCGTTATCCAGCTGGACGGGTGCTTGCGAGACGCGAATGTAGCGGATCATCGTCGCAATCGGGGGAGTGGCGGCGCGAGGTCGCTTGATGGCAAGTCAAACCTGATTGCTGCGTGCGGGCTCTGTAACGGGGCGAAGGAAGACACCAAGGGTGAGCTACGCGACCTACTGATTGCGCGCGGCGTGATTATCGAGTCCGGGCGCACCCACGAGCACGAGGCGCAGAAGGCGCGCGAAACTCCGGTCTGGTATCCAGACGGTCGAGTGTGGCGTTTGGATGACCACGGTGGAAAGACGGAGGTGAAGTGA